Proteins encoded within one genomic window of Hevea brasiliensis isolate MT/VB/25A 57/8 chromosome 8, ASM3005281v1, whole genome shotgun sequence:
- the LOC131182075 gene encoding nucleobase-ascorbate transporter 4-like, which produces MEGIDACIPNCPYCQYSPTLYYFSFSSSPSQCPNCQNNWFTSNYGIPSSSTYAYESPPPPPPPPPPPPPPPPPPPPPPPSPPPQQQQSLKPPPPPPTRPQQGRRPPRRPSRTRSQIDAGLAEQYRKRQAQVMPRLTEVDIPIGDNPDWRDPSLYLMGLQFSIVIVWTAMIIPSTLAAVMGGGNVEKAEAIQSSLFTAAINTFSQILLGSQLPVVMQISEAFIIPAISIAISTNNKFSARLTPRQMFKRSMRRIQGASIIGSFLQIIVGFSGLGGIFASKLTILSSIPLVTLTGLGLYDRGFPQLAKCIEIGLPAVAIVIFSTQANYII; this is translated from the exons ATGGAAGGCATCGATGCCTGCATCCCAAACTGCCCTTATTGCCAGTATAGTCCAACACTTTATtacttctctttctcttcttctccttctcaaTGCCCTAATTGCCAAAATAATTGGTTTACATCCAACTACGGCATCCCCAGCTCTTCTACTTACGCTTATGAatcgccacctccacctccacctccacctccaccgcctcctccacctccacctccaccgccTCCTCCACCTCCTTCTCCACCTCCACAACAACAACAATCATTGAAACCTCCGCCACCACCACCAACACGACCACAGCAAGGACGGCGACCACCGCGACGACCGTCCAGAACAAGAAGCCAGATAGATGCAGGTCTTGCAGAGCAATATCGAAAAAGACAGGCTCAGGTGATGCCCCGTCTAACTGAAGTTGACATTCCCATCGGGGATAATCCAGATTGGA GAGATCCATCTCTTTATCTCATGGGATTGCAGTTTAGCATAGTGATCGTCTGGACTGCTATGATCATTCCCTCAACGCTTGCGGCGGTGATGGGTGGTGGCAAT GTTGAGAAAGCTGAAGCAATCCAAAGTTCGCTCTTTACAGCAGCGATAAACACGTTCTCGCAGATTTTGTTGGGTTCTCAACTTCCGGTGGTGATGCAAATATCCGAAGCTTTCATCATCCCAGCAATCTCCATTGCTATATCAACTAATAATAAATTTAGTGCGAGACTCACTCCTCGTCAG ATGTTTAAAAGATCAATGAGACGTATACAAGGAGCAAGTATTATTGGGTCCTTCCTTCAAATCATCGTTGGTTTCTCTGGTCTAGGGGGGATTTTCGCAAG CAAGCTTACCATTCTCTCTTCTATTCCTCTCGTGACTCTCACTGGACTTGGGCTTTATGACCGTGGATTCCCGCAG TTGGCAAAATGTATTGAAATTGGACTCCCAGCAGTGGCTATTGTGATTTTCTCAACTCAG GCAAATTATATTATTTAG